Within Quercus lobata isolate SW786 chromosome 5, ValleyOak3.0 Primary Assembly, whole genome shotgun sequence, the genomic segment TGGTTGTCTCTATTAACAaaagaatatgattttttttatgttcatgAGTAGTTTATAAAACTGTGGAACCGTATTTAAGTTCTTGTGTAATTTTCTTGGGTAATATTCATTAGCAAATATTGTGTTTTATCTATAACATTTTTGGTGATTAGTTAgtgcattctctctctcatgttttcCTTCACTTGCATTCTTTCGGGAactattttgtgtgtgtttccTTTATGCAATCTACACCTTATGCTTGGAAGTGTAGATATATAAATGCATACTTATACGCACTACCTTGCTTTATACAATAgaatttttctgattttttttgtttgtttgttcattCAGACCCAACTGCACTTTTTTATGTTTGGAGTTTTCCTTTTTGGAGCAGGTGTATTTGTATGGAGCTCAAGTTACGTCTTGGAAGAATGAACATGGGGAAGAATTGCTTTTTCTAAGTAGTAAGGTACTGCAATGTGTTATGATTGTTTGTTCAAAAGCTGTTTAACTGGAGATTCTAAACGACATCAAAATCTTCTTTTAATTTGGCTGTACTATGTACTAATAGTAGTTAGAAACTGTTTTTGCAGCATAGTTTCTCTTTTATTAGTGCATCGATTTGAGCAAAGTTTTAATGATTAGCTTCAAATATATCAGCAAAAATGTTGCTACCACTTTGGTCTAGTTTTGATGCAGGACCATTGGCACCTTCATAAACTTGCTTCATTATTGAGTCTTGGTATTAGTTTCATTATGTTAGAAAGTTGCgggttacttatcaaaaaaaaagagaaagttgCAGGTTCAGTTTTAATTAAGTTTACTAGAATAAGGGCAATTTGGTACTTTCCATGTTTTCTTGAATGGGTTGTCCTTGGCTGTACCAAAGGTCCATGAGtcttattttgtgttttcaatcCTTTTCCTATTTGGTTTAGAAGTTCTAAGTACTTCTTTGCTATTAGTAATCATAGTCTTCCCAGGAATAGGTTATTTAGGTGTCTGAATCCTTCTAGGAAATGATTTAGCAGTAACCTATATAAAGGCTGTTAATAACATTGTTAGTGAGATTGATATTAATGAATTTCTACAACTTATGTTAAAGTTTAAGGGTGTGTTTGCCTTCTCCTATCTGGGTGTGATTGCCTACGAAACAGGGGTGATTGCCTAGTGTTCATTTTTCGTTATTTCTATTTACTCTTTTAACACCAAGAATTttcaagttccaaaatttttattatctaacCCTTAAACATCAAGCCCTATTCAAGAAGCCTTCAAGATAACAAATATATCTAGACAGTCACAAAAGGAAGTTTGGACTATTATTCAGAAACAGAGGAGGAAGTAATGAGTAAATCAAAACCATTGTCTGTATATGCACAACCAACCCAATTGAACAGAATATAGTCGAACAGTTTAATTATGATCCTTCAAGCCTGTAAGTGTCGTGATTATGGGTTATGGCTTTGTCTCCTTGTTAATTGATATGTATTCTGCATGCTCATCTTTTGAGTGgataattaaacatttaaactAGTATTTATGATTTTATAAGACATTCAAGCACTTAATATCATTGTGGTGATCATTTATTCCATATTATATTTCAGTCCACCTCTTTGCTTTAAATTCTATTATGCATTAAATCTGCTAAGAGTAAGAATAGCTGcagactcttttttttaatatccttGTGCCTCTTGCAGGCTATTTTTAAACCTCCAAAGGCTATCCGTGGAGGTATTCCAATATGTTTTCCTCAAGTATGTAGTTATCTTCTTCAGCTTATTACTCCCTTATAATTGCTTTCCTTTTTCAAAGGATAATAAACAAGTATCTTCTGCTTATGCAGTTTGGAAATCATGGTTCTCTTGAACAACATGGATTTGCTAGGAATAGGACTTGGACCGTAGATCCTGATCCCCCACCTTTTGCAACAATTAGCCACAATAAGGCTTTCATTGATTTAATCCTTAAGCCCTCTGAAGAAGATGCAAAGATCTGGCCTCACAGGTGCATGACTCTCTTTTTGTAACATGTTTAATCCTTGAAGGTACCATGTAATCACTTACATGGCACTGGGAGAAAGTCTGTTCTCTATGTTCCCCTGCCCCCTCTCTccccttttatttttgggtgtttATACAAATGTGAGACTGGGAAGGGGGATGGAATAATTTAGTGAGGTTGAGCAAGAGTTTATGTTGATTACATGTTTAATTCTATTGATGGTATTGTGCAATCACTCTTACAAGGCATTTGGAGCAAGTTATTTCTGCTCCATGCttacctctctttttttttttttttttttttctttttttgtccttCTTTAATATAAATGTGGGATTGGGAAAGGGGAGGGAATAAATTATAGTGAGGTTGAGCaagaattttcttctttatttgtgtaaaaaactatttagtttattagaTTAAATGTTCTAATTCTTTATGGAGTGTTCTCAGAACTCCTAAAAGTATGTAACCTGTGCATTTGAATTCCCTTGGCAATCTGATCTTTCTATTGAATGAAGTATTGAACTAACATATAATACATCACTGTTGTGTGCAGATATGAGTTTCGCCTAAGGATAACTTTGGGACCTGGAGGAGATTTGATGTTGACATCCCGTATTCGCAATACAAATATTGATGGAAAGTCGTTTACATTCACATTTGCCTACCACACATATTTTTCTGTCACGGACATCAGGTTTTATAGTGATACTAATTCTTGTTTATTTGAGTTATTACATTAAGTAGTTTATGCCTCCACCCCCTGGGTTGGCATGCATTATGCATATTTTGCATTTCTCTCCTGCATCTAGTTTCACTCTCCTGTTTGGTTTTATAAATTCTCATTACCTAGAATTACATTGTGGATTAAGATTTGATGAAATTATCTGGGAGCATCTTTTCTGTGAGCTGAATGTTATGAAATTTGTATATTACACAGAAAAATACGTCCAGCAGAAACCCTTCTTTGTGGTATTATAAAGTTGAATGCATTGCTGTATTTATGTTTAATAAAATCCTATCTATGTAATTTACGGAATGCTGTGCGCTATTGGTTTCATGCAAAATGTCAATTTGTGGTTTTGAGTGTCATATGCATCCTCTGAAATATTATGAAGTTTGACTGCATTGCAATATTTAATGTTTAGTAATGAATTTATCTATGTAATCTAAGGAATCCTCTGTGCTATTGGTTTCATGCAAAACATTGATTCTGTggttttttcttatatttaaaaaaataaaaaaaattgattctgtGGTTCTGAGCTTTCATATACATCCTATGAATTTTATAGATGTATTAATCTGTGTATTATGCTGAGGATTATTGTTCAATCCTTGTTTATTGGAGAACTAGACTTCAACTTATCAATACTGATACTATGACACATGACTAAGGCACTTCTTTTTATCTGTAAGCAATGGTGCATAGCTGGTATTTTCTGAGATAGACAAACCTAATCCATGCTTCAGATTGTATCTGAATCAATTTGGAACAAATATGGTTTGCCATTATTCATGCTAGCTGTGTCTCTCACATGAAGTCTAATTATAAGCTTCTTGCATTCATAATTTTATATCCACTTACATAAAACACCAATTATATTTGTCACCTCATGATGACAGAACAATTAATGTCTGGAgatgaaacaaaacaataacGCAGTAACATTGTCAAATGACTTCATTtctgttttttttgtttaactacTTGCAGAATGGCTTTTCTTCTTTGAGATATATTCATTATGGATTTTGATATACATGCTTTATTATAATACAAGATGTTTTCAGAAGCAAGTTTTGTTTGATTCATTATATATCACTGTAGATCAGCTGTTAATTACTTGCTAAATTGATGCACTAAAAATGTGCATTTCGTATTGTTTGCAAATTAACTCTCATGTTCTTCTGTTTAGTGAAGTGCGGGTAGAAGGACTAGAGACCCTTGATTATTTGGATAACCTGAAGAAGAGAGAGCGAGTTACAGAACAAGGGGATGCAATAACGTTCGAATCAGAAGTTAGTACTTTTTGAATGGAAATGCTTTGGATTGTTCACTTTCGTTTTgttcaaatatatattagttGCTCCTTCgattacttattttatttattattttatgataaagGTGGACAAAACATATCTCAGTACACCAACAAAAATTGCTATTATTGACCATGAAAGGAAGAGAACATTTGTATTGCGAAAAGATGGACTTCCAGATGCTGGTGAGTTGAGTCCCATCCACATGTTTCCTTACACTATTTTTGgaagtttatgaagaacataatagaatggaatggatagatcataaaggaatggaatgcaATGGAAAGGAATATGGTTGTATCTTTTCTAGTGCGTTTGGTAGTTTGTAAAAgaaggaatggaaaggaaataaataataagtttgCTAGCATACCCTTCaccatttatatttattttttcaaaatagaactaaaatatatttcatCATCACTTATTTGTtggggggcgggggggggggggggggggtgaaatGGACATTTCCTTGTAGCAATTCCATTCCTTCTTACTTGACCTCAAACAAGATAGATATGCCTTAAGATCCTTTCTACTCCCCACCCACAATTTCCCATCTCCCAAATGGGCTGTTAGGCTTTGAGTTTGCCATTTTTCCTATGATAACATAATATAGAGAGTATATAGTTAGGGGTGGGGCAGATCATGAAAAATAGACTAGCTATCAGTACGAACTTTTTATGTATACCTCCAAGCTACTGTTCTGAAATTATGAGCCAGCTGTGGTTGGTAGGCATGTTTTCTTACTGTTAGGATACCtatttatgatatatatatttttttaaactgatAAATCTTAGAGTTGACCTACTACTGCTTCATTTAACTGCAGAAGATCTAAGTTTGGATCTGTAATGCTGTATTTTTATTCAGCTCAGGCTGTGTCTTATGATATAGAACCTCAAGCATTTAGAATGAGGAAAATGGCTTTAATCTCTGTTATATGGTTGAGCTGCCTCATCCATCTCCCCTATcaccccttctctctctctctctccttaaaaaaagagatagagaaagtCCCACGTGAAAATGGAGATTTTCCACTAATAAGCACACAGGATAATAGATAAACATAGTAGGCTTCTAGCTAAAAATATTGCATTTGTTATAATGCCTTTTGGAAGTGCTGCATGACCAGTTTCTGTGTGCAAATTAGATAGCTTTCTTGTTTGCTATGTAATCCTCACCTTTTTTACTTGGAAAAATGGTTGGAGTCCTATCGATGACGATGGATGAGTTCATCCAACCACTAACTTACAACCAAGTTAGCTACAGCTAGTCTTGAAGGAAGCAAATGTAAAAGGCATTGATTTTAGTGTCATTAACATAATCCTTTTCTTCTGCAGTGGTTTGGAACCCATGGGATAAGAAAGCAAAGGCAATTCCTGATTTTGGGGATGATGAGTACAAGCATATGCTGTGTGTTGAAGCTGCTTGTGTGGAAACGCCCATTACATTGAAACCAGGTGAAGAATGGAAAGGAAGGCAGGAACTATCTGCCGTTCCTTCCAGTTATTGTAGCGGACAACTTGACCCACAAGTGGTACTCCAAAGCGGTTAAAGTTCAACTGTCTGGGTGCATATCTTGTACAGGTACTTTACTAATTGGAACAATCAGTACCTGCAATTTTAATTACAAGCATTCATGGTCTTAAAATTAGAACATGTTCGTGTATGAGTTTCCCTGAGTAGCTGGGGATGTGTTGTGCAAGTTCTGCATTACAGTCTTTTAGTTTCCATTTGCTTGCTTTCATGTTGAGGATTATGCATAGTCTATATCATAGACTTTTACGAGAGGTACTACATGTGTCCATCCACTTCACATAAAAGAGGTCTAGGTCATGAAGCATTGGTTTGAAACATCAACTCCCTTATATTTGGAGCATTGTACGAGTCAGTAATAGAATGGGGTAGTTACATACTTACATTTGACTATTGTGATAGCTTGATTTGGTCCTGAGTTTTGGATATATAATTTCTACTTCAGTGCTTTTCCCAGGTGGATGAATTCAGAGCCTTCCTTAATGTGTTGGGTTGAGTTTAGTGTTTGCGAATTTCTGGGCTTTTATGGTCCACCCAAATGACAAACCTAAGCTTCTTATTTATGGACAGAgaccttttatttctttgcaagtTTATTTTCATGTAGGTTTCTgatctattatattttttgtcatGCCCTAATGATATAGGTGTTCATCCAAATGCACAATTTGGAAACACGAATTGGATTTTGTATCTTTCTCAAATTAACCATActtatttggtatcaaatgttgcatttgaatttcttttgttcCATCAAGTGTGCTAATTGTAACTATAACTGCAGGGCTCTATTGCAGTCTAGATTTGGTGTTGTCAGAGAATTCTTGCCAGAATATTTTTTGTTGGAGGGCAGAATCATCATTACCAGAATTGTCTATATAATGTCATTGAAGCTTTATTTGgttaaagaaaaaggaacacAGAAGGAAGTTTCAAAAAAGAGTTGCTTTAACAATTGTATATTACTAGATTTCTACCGAAAAAAAagtggaagagaagaaagatgACACATCTAGGCttcttatttgtttggtttttgttccTCCACccacttcatcttcttttgtagacatgaatttattatttgtaTGGAAGATCATTAGTTTTTGGTGCATGAGACATCTCTTGCATTCATGACTTGTTTGGGACACCATTGTTTACTAAGTACCCCAGTGAATGGATTACTTTGCAGCATTTAAATGCTTAATAGTTTTTGTAATGAATGCCTGAATGGTACGTATTTGTTTGATGAATATGACTTTTGAGTTGGTACTGTATTTCATGCATACTTTTCTTAGTATTGCTTCGTTAATATAATCTGTTACCTACTTTTCAAAAAGTGATTATAAGTCACcatcttttccaaaaaaaaaataaataaataaaagattataAGTCACCATAATAATGGTTATATACAATTCTTCATACTAAGCATGTTTCCGCATGCACACGCAAGGTACAGAacccttaaaagttaaaacttaggctaaaatgcactttactctttatatatatatatatatatatatatatatatatatataaacctttgAGGTCGCTTTTAAATTGGTCCCTCTTTTAAAACTTGCATTATACTCTCGAGTCTCGACTATTAAGTTTTAATAACGTGTTGTCAGTGTGTCTCTTCTGACATACTACTTTAAATTCTTGTCCTTGATTAGTTCAGAAGTTCCATGGAAAAATAATGATTTACTCAGAATATTTCTTGTTCATCATTGGTTAGTTCATGGTTATACTAAGCTCCAATTACTTATCGCATGATATGATGATGCAGTAAAAGAGGCCTAAATTCATAAACATAGTGGTTCGGCTTGTAATTAAACATGGAAAATTGGTTGGGGTCGGATGGGTTTGGATTCAATCCAATTGGGTATGAGTAAGACCAAATTTGGATAAAAAACGAGctggactaaaaaaaaaaaattaaattaaattaaatagtaCATAATTCTTAATTTTATCATCCAGCTCTACTAAATCACAaaagagtaaaataaaaaactaagaaGTGCTACATGCACAACACTTTTATAACAAGTTCTATgaggtaagttgttattagttttaattttttttttatttttgagaaacaaatatacacaCAGGGGAgagggaaaattatttttttacccactaGTAACAACTATTAATAACCtatcacttatgatttgttgttattataaaaatgttgtgaatataacatttaTCTAAAACCAAACTTCAAGTTCAAGTgcacatattattttatttaaaatatgaattaaagtTAACATAATGATAActaacatttcaaattttaggCAGTATTTGTTTAGTTAAAGTAATTTAAGAAGTTAAAGAagagttttaaacaaaataatgttacaGAGGAACTAACACTAGAAatataattatacaaattttattaaaaaaactgtcATAGTTTGTTTGAGAGATATGTTCCAACTTCATTATTGTTAGTATTGTTTATTATACATATACGGTTTTACACACTTTCAAAAGCAACTGAAATCTTTACGGGTCTTTAAAATactttaataaaattgtttgtgaGAAATCCTCACCGGTACTTGAAATGGTTTGTTTGGGTTTGCAACTTGCAATGCACCAATAGTAAAACGAATTAGATCCCAATTTTCAACTCTATTATATCTCAGTCCTCGAAAACTGGAAACAACAACATTAACATATTACCGTTAAAACGCGTCAGTTTTGATAGTAGAGATACGTAACAGGTAACACTTTTGTTGTGCCGCCTTAGGTACAACAGTAATGAACTGAGACCCTATCAAATCTTCCATATAAAAACCACAAAACCCTACATCTTTTCTTTACCCTAGTTCTTGAAATGTAATGTGTTTTTTCTGAgaacaaacacacaaaatctTTCTTTCTTGCCATCCAAGAAACATGAGGAAAACAGAGTCAGAGGCAAGCTTGTATGGCAATGGAGAAACCTGGGTCAGAGGCCCATTGCTGGGCAAAGGAGGTTTTGGGTCTGTATTTCTCGCCAATTccaagaaacccaaatcacGCTTTCACTGTTACCCTTCAACCATGGCTGTCAAATCCGCTGAATTTTCTCTTTCTGCTTCgcttcaaaaggaaaaagaggttCACAACAACGTTCAGGGCTCCCCTTTTGTTATTCACTGCTTTGGCGAAGAAATCACTACCCAACAAAACGGTGAGAATATGGTTTACAACTTGTTGCTTGAGTACGCTTCTGGAGGAACCTTAAGCGATTTGATCAAGAATTCTGGTGGGTCTGGATTGCCTGAGTCCGATGTTAAAAGGTACACAAAATCGATGTTAAAAGGGCTCAGTCATGTTCATGATTGTGGTTATGTACACTGCGATTTGAAGCCTGAGAACGTGTTGCTTGTGAGCAGTACTAGTGAAAATTTTGTGGCAAAGATAGGGGATTTAGGGTTGGCTAAGAGGTCAGGGCAGAGGAAGAAGGGGAGGTTGGATTACTTGAGGGGAACGGTATTGTATATGGCTCCAGAAACTGTGATTGAGAATGTGCAAGACATGAAATCTGATATTTGGGCTTTAGGGTGTGTGGTGTGTGAAATGCTTACAGGGAAATCTCCTTGGGATAAGGAGGAAGAGTTGGATACAGAGGAACTTTTGAATCTTATTGGTGATGAGCGGGAATTGCCTAAAATTCCAAGTGGGATTTCAAGGGAGGCGAGGGATTTTTTGAAGGCTTGTCTTGTGAGGAAGCCCATGTTCAGGTTCACGGCTGAGATGTTGATGGATCATCCCTTTCTGGCCGATGTGGATGACGCTGAACCACCTGCTGTTGTTCCTAGTCCTACCTGGACTGAGGCTAACTTTCAGCTTAGTGGTTCTTCATTTTCAGACGATGATGATTTGATCACTTGTTCGTGTTCAGAGGATGAGGAAGATTTTGGAGTAGGATTAGTTGTGATCTCAGATGACGAAGCGTCTGTTGTAGGTCAGAAAAGGAAGCGGGTTGCATTTGATGATGACTATAAATTT encodes:
- the LOC115988337 gene encoding putative glucose-6-phosphate 1-epimerase, whose amino-acid sequence is MTNTSSSGEMVYVEHKKDINGFHKVILREVRGCSAEVYLYGAQVTSWKNEHGEELLFLSSKAIFKPPKAIRGGIPICFPQFGNHGSLEQHGFARNRTWTVDPDPPPFATISHNKAFIDLILKPSEEDAKIWPHRYEFRLRITLGPGGDLMLTSRIRNTNIDGKSFTFTFAYHTYFSVTDISEVRVEGLETLDYLDNLKKRERVTEQGDAITFESEVDKTYLSTPTKIAIIDHERKRTFVLRKDGLPDAVVWNPWDKKAKAIPDFGDDEYKHMLCVEAACVETPITLKPGEEWKGRQELSAVPSSYCSGQLDPQVVLQSG
- the LOC115992926 gene encoding mitogen-activated protein kinase kinase kinase 18-like, which produces MRKTESEASLYGNGETWVRGPLLGKGGFGSVFLANSKKPKSRFHCYPSTMAVKSAEFSLSASLQKEKEVHNNVQGSPFVIHCFGEEITTQQNGENMVYNLLLEYASGGTLSDLIKNSGGSGLPESDVKRYTKSMLKGLSHVHDCGYVHCDLKPENVLLVSSTSENFVAKIGDLGLAKRSGQRKKGRLDYLRGTVLYMAPETVIENVQDMKSDIWALGCVVCEMLTGKSPWDKEEELDTEELLNLIGDERELPKIPSGISREARDFLKACLVRKPMFRFTAEMLMDHPFLADVDDAEPPAVVPSPTWTEANFQLSGSSFSDDDDLITCSCSEDEEDFGVGLVVISDDEASVVGQKRKRVAFDDDYKFRTAAQANLKFPASFVPVGA